The genomic DNA TAATTATATCAAACAAACCAGCAACTGTTGATACAATAATGTAGCAGCCTGCCTCTGGTATAAAATACACAAAGAGAATTTCTGGTGTTTAACTTGAACCAATAGGCATTTTTATGGAAGAGATTTTGACATGTTACAGTGAAAAGTTTTCATCAAATGGGGACTaaattttatttcagtaaatcACCACGAAGGCAAATTGTGTCTTATTCAGTATCTTACTTCTATGTTGTGATTCACTGTCCATTTTGTGGTAAATTATTATGGTAAACGAAGGCAGAGCACTACTGAACCTACACCTACAAAATGTCATTGttatgtggccgggttgggtcagtgggtagagcagaggcgcacatacacagagaggtttatgccttgacgcagaggtccagggttcgagtccgacctgtgacgatttcctgcatgtcttccccctctctctcccctttctcacctagctgtcctgtccattaaaggcggaaaagcccacaaaaaaaaaaagttgtgtaggCTGAGTGTCATCAATACTGACATTGTGGGGTCCAGTAGGTTTGCCTGTGGGACGGGAACCCCTGAGACTGGATGGGCGCAACAGGAACAGGAGCAGAGCCAGCACTGCCCATCCCATCAGAACCATGGGGAGGGTCAGGTCACCTCCTCCGCTGACTGGCCCACTGGGACCTGGcactgaaaacaaacacatatttcCACTTCACCCATGTAACCTACACTAATGTTTCTGATTCGAGAACATAATATAACACATTatgaaaaaatacatacattccTGAGggcagtctgtgtctgtgcagtAGGACTGAGATTGCCTGAGCTGAAAGAGAAATTACAGGAGGAACAAAGTAGATTTAAAAAGGGGATGTActcgacattcagaacattaatatagcggCAAacgtatattttttttttatgtggagTAATGGGGTCCAGAGCAGAGATTGAaatcacactccctctgtgtgtgttgtaatccgagCTTCTCTGTCCCTTATATTGATAGCCGGTCTGGCCGCGCATGCATTTTAGTGCATGTGGCTGTGAAAAAAACTGTTATTTCCGATTTAAGGAaatggtctgtgagagccatgtAGAGGCAttcccatcccccccccccagtatttcgagtacagcccctttaataCAAAGAGAATATGACTTATTTACTCTGGTGTGTCCACTGCTCTCTTTCATctagaaagagagaaaatacaggTAGTCTAAACACTCTGCTAATAAAACATAAACTTTAAGAGTTCCTTGTTACATTAGGCATACAGACAAATGACCCACTGCAGCTTACGGTTTTCCAACAGCACATATTCATATGTGGATGGTGCCTGTCTcctaaaatatactgtacagttcTAAATGGCTAACGCTGTGTAAATTCTTATAGTTTTTTGTACAACACCCTTTTCTGCTGCACGACAATCACAAACCCCGAGGGAGGTTTTAAGCTCTGAGCCAACTGCAGCTCGCCATGCAAGTTACACCTGTGCACAAAGAGCCAATGAGGTCACTGGGAAACTGATAACATAATTACAAGCtttattctttctttaaaaGTAGTTTCTCTCAATAATTTTGACCTCATCTTTTTCAACACACCTTCCATCAAGAAGAGTCGGAGAATATTTACAAGAACAATGCAAATGTGACAGCACACAATGCAACAGAATGAAACGTCTCTGTGTGGCAGAACTGATAGGCTCTCAAGATAAACACTGAGCAGGAACCAGGATATGTTGGCTCATGTTCAGTCGGCAGCTTTTCATTTCCTTCTCTCTGGCTGAGACTTTCATTTACTTGCTAGTTGTTTATAACATTAATCTCTTTGCCTCCCTTCTCTCAACTTTGGCAGGAGATATTTTTACCTCCCACTGCATACTTGGAATATTTTGACCTGTCCCTGCCCCTCAACTCTGTTATAGGTCTGACACTTATCAATCACACTTACTCAGTTCCATGACTTACCAGGTTGATTAGGCGCCTCATAGCATACTCATGGGTGCAGATGCACTCACAAGGGTCAAAACCTCCCTCTGCCATTTCTCACCAGATGGTGTCCACCCCTGGAACAAAATGAAAGTACAGTATGCAACTAAGACGTACATTTACAAGTGAAAGAAACCTAATGCTCCCTCTTGTCAGCGCTGTGCTCTATTGTTGTTTCACAGGCACACAGATTAGAGGGAGGAGACTGCTCAGTTAACAACCGTCAGCAGACTCTGTGGCTGTATTATCTTGCTGCATGTAATGTAGGTCTTTGTCAACAGTGAGAGCTGTTTTCTCTGTATTTATATTTGCATCTTCAAAGGAAATGCCCCATATGCTGCCAGGTAAACGTTTTTAAACACTACATGTTATTGCATTTTTTCGCTGCAGCGGTGTAACTTCACAGTAAAGctagtgaaaaaaataaaaagtgaactGAGAAATGAGTGAGACgttattttattgaaaaaaaaaacaaaaaaaaactctaattCGACctttattaacaacatactGGATATTTTTTATTAGTTGATTCTGGTGCCGTCCATGCATTTCTGAAATGTAAAGTCTGAACTGGTTTACCTTTACCACCTATCATGACGGGAGGCTGGTGTCAGCTCAAGATGGAGTGAAAGCAAGCAATTGCTTGACAATGCATGTATCAGTTGTTGGACAAATATACAGTCAAATGCACAGATGTCTGCAACGGGTGCCTAATCAACGTTATCTGGGTCTACACCACTATACTGCATTTTTGAGACCGATAACATTGATATTTGGTTGACTGAATTTCTATCCCTTTCTTTgtcgtaatttttttttttattaacatacACAAGGATTTTTAAATTCGAAATCCCAagattcattttaattattttttaaataaatagtgACCAGGATATGTTTAAATACAGagttgaaaataataataatttatgttTAATTTATGGTTATGGGTTTTGCATGGTCTTTGCAGTTTTTGTCTTGGCATCTTATGTtgtctttttgcatattatgttGACTGGCTTGTTTTAGCCACACCTTCCCAGACACTACACGTTACATCAGCGAACATCCTGGACTATATACCTGACCATTGCACttgcacacatatatatatatatacatatatatatatacacatatatatatgatatatgtacatatatatgctAACTTTTGCACTTTCCCTCAACATTTTTGCACACCCTGCACAAAACCATACCGCGTTCTACAAGGGTTGATATtggtttttaaaatgatttacacTTACTACATTTTGTCTTtctcaataaaaaaagattaaaaaaaaaaaacataccacATTTTcgtattgtacatatttgttagGTTATCGTGTCTTGTATaaattatttattgtaatatacatattatatatttatgtacTCGTCTGTTGGAGTATTTTGCTTTGTTTATTTCCTTAACACGTTTATGTATCtaatcaccaaggcaaattccttttaagtgttacttacttggcaataaatcttatttcGATTTTGATTCTGAAATCCATTCAAGGGCAGCTACCATCACTTTTTATTAACCAACCCCTTAAACCCCCTTTGCTTGAATTCATTTAGCTAACGTTCGACTAGCTCCTTGCTAACCTAGCCAGCCAACCCACAGAAAACTCACAGCTTTGTCTTTTTTCCGACTGTTAACAATGAACATATGATTAGAGACAGACGTGACAGCAAATGGCTTTAAAACACGACTTACTTGAGCTGTGTAGATGTTGAGAAACAGTTAGATGTCTTTAGAGGGCCTGGGCTGCACCGCTGCAGCACTTGTTCCCCACAGAAACCATTAGATTGCAGACATGTCAACCTaccgtctgtgttttgtttggtgAACGTGAGGCAACGGAGCCAACCTTCTTCACGACAGACATCCGGGAActgagggggaggggggctgTAGACACGCACAGTGCGATTtaaacgtctctgattggttcagaCCTTTAATGGGTGGGCCTTTGAGCCAATCACACTAGGAAACGACAGAAACGACTGGATAGTAAAACAGTCCGGCTGCCTATCATCATACAGAGGCAGATGAACCAAGCTACAACATCTGTACAGTTGTGTAACCAAATATACAGTGCTGGAATGTaactcaaatactgtacttaaaaagtacaatacCTTAACATTGTACTTGAATATTTCTGTTTAAAGCTACTTTCCACCATATACAAAAATTCTGGTAATCcatcaatatatttattttccaatgatataatataatataatataatatatatatatatatatatatatatatatatgtatataatgtatattttaactttgattttgaatgcaggactatTACTTATAACAGATTCTTTTTTCATCATAGCATTGCTATTTTTACTTTGGTTAAATATACTTATTCCGCCACTGTaccaatatataaatatataataagatgtAATTACTTCATATTTATCTGATGGAATAGAAAACTAAAAATTAAAAGTAAGAAGtagtaataaaagtaaaataaagtaatacattaaatttaaatttaaaatttaaaatgttacttgagttaaagtacaaaagtatcatCAGCCTTTCAAAgtgtttttatattatactgTTGGAgcattattactgatgcataaATGTGTACgtagcattttaatgttgtatctTGTCAAAAAGATAATTctgttcatattttataaacgtAATAGATGTTTTGTATGTGAAATCGGCAAAATACTAACTAGCTGTCAGATAAGTGAAGTGGAGTAAAAGGTTCAATAATACGTTTGCTAAATACGTGTCACTCTGTCAAGGGTAACCTGACAACTTTTAtttcagtaggcctacttacACCCCacttaataaaatatgaaagcAACTTAAATGGAAGTTGATATCTAAGCCATGAAAGCAGTTGAACTGTCAGTGGAAGTAAGTGAGTAAGTGATGAAAACAGCTGAACGTTCAGATGAAATTTGAAATGTCATTTGAGTGAAATTAAAAGCGCCAGAGACAGATGAAGTGTCAGCATATATGTAAGGAGTGATAGAAGTTAAAAAAAGGTGTtgaatctgacagctttattcCCTTAGCCAACTTTTTAGTTGTGCTCCATaatccaaaaaacaaacaaaaaactatctaaaaaaaaagtaaaatcccCATGATACATCACAGTCAGATGTAAAATTCTGTAGGTGAATGACCAGTGCTAGAAATCCGATGTGTTCAGCACATGATGAGAAATGTCCTGAAGGCaagtttgaaaagaaaataacCACATGTAGCCTACCAGAGCGCATGAATAAAACTTCCAGTTTCTACTCCATTTAGCTGcactgtgtgcgtgcgcgcgtgcgtacacacacacacacacacacacacacacacacacacacacacacacacacacacacacacacagagagagagagagcgagagagagagagagagagagagagagaggccccGGATGTGGCCTCaaggcaggcagcagcagcagttcagCAGACACAGCCATGGCTAACATCGCGGTCCAAAGGATCAAGCGGGAGTTCAAAGAAGTTCTCAAAAGCGAAGAGGTGCGGTAACGTTGCTGGCTATTTTCTTTATTTCGATTCATCTCCTTGTTGTTACTGTTTCAacttaatttaaatgtaaagtgTCTGTAGCCGCTATGACAGACACCAACATGATCTAACGTCAGGTCCCAGTCCTGTGTTGCAGCAGGTCAGGCCTTCACGTTAAACAGCAGAACTttagctagctttagcttgaTGTCAGTGTCTGGTCCGACCTCTCCTGTTGTATCAGGTGGGTGTGTTCAGGAAACACCGGGGattcagctttttttaactGACAGGCCCTTTGTTTCTAACAAACAATACCGCATACCTTTTGGGTAATTAGATACATAACTAAAATAGCACTCGCCTCATACAAGGTAACGTTAAGGCTAGCTAGGTGTTTACTAACCTGAATTAGCTAGTTAATGACACTAGGGGTTAGCAGCTTTTAGCTTGCTCGTTGTTTTGACATCTCATTCACTGCTAGCCTGCTAGCTAGCCTGTGGTGTTATGATACAAAGTTCACCAACTTATCGCAATTATTAAACAGTAATCAACTGTTGGTTTCAAGAGGGAAGGGCTACGGTCATTTTAAAGTGTGTATTTTGTCATGCTGCTACCTGTCAAGTCTTGTTATTGTGGGTTTGTAGTTATGACAACTTTTGCTAGCTTAGCTCTAGTGGCAAGCTATCTATGTTGCTCCTGTGGAACAAACCGATTTAGATTTTTGTAGAAAATCCCAGTTGTGCCTTAACAGCCATTTGTTTGACACATTTAATCCTCATAGAGCAATTTGGTTACGTGTGTATGCATATGCATgtacctgtgtgttttttttatatatatatatatatatatatataataaactcATATCTGTACATAGTAGTCAAATGTTTACCTTGTTCTGCTTtgttgtgcttgtttttaagTAGTATTTCTATGTGTACATTCAGAGCAATAAAaagccagagtcaaattccctgtatgtgttcacacttacttggacattaaagctgattctgatttgtTTGTAAATGTATGTGGTTTCATACTTGACAGAGATATGTCAAGACACAGGCTGAGAGCTGTGATTCCTTGAAACACCAGGGTAACTCATTGTGTCCCTCTCATTTGTTTCAACCCATAGACAAGTAAAAACCAGATAAAAGTAGATTTGGTGGATGAGAACTTCACAGAGCTGAGGGGGGAGATAGCAGGTCCTCCAGATACACCATATGAAGGTATTGTCACAGACCTGCATTCCACTTATACTGACATAATATTTGTTACAAGACTTTAATGTTATGATTTCTTATGCTgttgttttcctttctttccaaGGTGGCAGATATCAGCTTGAAATAAAAATCCCAGAAACTTATCCTTTTAACCCGCCAAAGGTATGTGCTTTAGTTGCTTCCATCTTTTACGCGCtgcatgttctctctctctctctctctctctctagtgcATTTACATATACATTATGTCTGCTCGATTATGGCagaattattttggtcaatgttGAGATTATGATTATTTAACAGGACTACTCTCTACTCTGCTACTTCAGAAACCTCATGCATTTACTTaacttttatatttaaaaaaaaacgtatttttAACAGTGGATGTTCTTGaacttatttaaaaatatatataaataaataactgctaaaaatatatatatatatatatatatatattaaatatacaaaaataaattggaCTAAAATGAACTGGATCAAATATGTTGTAGTGCACTGCCAAAACCCACTGAAAACTCAAAACATATATTCAGTTATTATTCATATATAACAGTTTTGGTAAACTGTAATTAACATATTCCAGTCAGTAACTCAGCAAAAACAGGCAAAAGCATCCTGTTGTAAAGAAAAGAGTGCGCTGGATTTATAATGTAAGACAGAACAAGAGCATCACTGTGACGAAGTGGAATGTGGCACAATAATTGTTTATTGCGATTATCTTGTTTTCATAACCGTTGAAAGCCAAAATCGTAATTGAAAATAACATTTGATCAACTGCCCAGCTCTAATGAACACTGTCATCCTGGTTAGCATCATAGTTTTGGAGTAAACGTATTCTCTTCATATTGAAAATTCTTCTTCAATCAAGTTCTCTTACATTCACAAAGTAAATTAAATGGCTACTGTTTCACAATACTGTGCAGGGTCCGAAATTAACACTAACACTAACCAAACGTGAGGGCGGGCTAACCACACAAACGCATAAACATTGGCGCACACACCAGCCACtaccttctgtttactgatagctagtgtttaactcaggctaattaattagctagtaagcTGCGATTTTATAAgccagccagccttccaaaagaaagtaCAGGAAACGGAGTCTCATTTCACCTGTCcgggaggctctgacacactttccacACTCCGTGTCggcggacagctgtaggcttgtaccggtgtTGATGTTTTGTGCATTGTTGGACAGATGCAGCCACTATCCTGAAACCGTTTGCGGGACttacacaagtccacagcggcccgcggcgtgtatgtccgagctGTCTCcagcgcctccacctgcaggttgtcagctgtgtgtctgcctggtgtACTCTCGGACGGCCGATTTAACTCGCCGGTCCTCATCAATATAGTTacatgtgtcacgtagctctccacaagcagaaaaaaagaggagcttaAAATGCAACTTGCGATGTGATCTGGATGGGAAGGATAACTCTGGGAGTTGGAAGCGCGACACAGGTTCGTGGATCTGAGTATTCGGTTTCATATCGCATATCGTTACAGCCCTGATAGACATAAAATCATCCATCACAGTAATTTTACATTGCAATATTGATATATATGGTGATATAATAAGAGAGGAATGTCTGTTTTTGGCTTCTTCAGTGAATTAAATACCTGACGAATGAAGTATTTTGTCATATTGATGCAAGTTGTATAACAAatccaatattttttttttttttttttaaaaggatctCAAGACCCATTGTAACCTACACGTGCCCCCCTTTTCTCTGTATTTAAACCATTTTTATCCAGATAACCTCTCACACCTGTCTTTCTTAGGTGCGCTTCATTTCTAAGATCTGgcaccctaatatcagttctgTGACAGGAGCAATATGTCTGGACATTTTAAAAGACCAGTGGTGAGTGAGATGTCCCTGAACCTTGTGAACTACCATACCCAATGTTCCAGTGTGTCTT from Sander vitreus isolate 19-12246 chromosome 2, sanVit1, whole genome shotgun sequence includes the following:
- the smim14 gene encoding small integral membrane protein 14, whose protein sequence is MAEGGFDPCECICTHEYAMRRLINLLRQSQSYCTDTDCPQELPGPSGPVSGGGDLTLPMVLMGWAVLALLLFLLRPSSLRGSRPTGKPTGPHNSNGREPPAPPID
- the ube2kb gene encoding LOW QUALITY PROTEIN: ubiquitin-conjugating enzyme E2Kb (The sequence of the model RefSeq protein was modified relative to this genomic sequence to represent the inferred CDS: deleted 1 base in 1 codon), whose amino-acid sequence is MWPQAGSSSSSADTAMANIAVQRIKREFKEVLKSEETSKNQIKVDLVDENFTELRGEIAGPPDTPYEGGRYQLEIKIPETYPFNPPKVRFISKIWHPNISSVTGAICLDILKDQWAAAMTLRTVLLSLQALLAAAEPDDPQDAVVANQYKQNPEMFKQTARLWSHVYAGAPISSPDYTRKIDKLCAMGFDKNAVIAALSSKSWDVETATELLLSN